From a single Budorcas taxicolor isolate Tak-1 chromosome X, Takin1.1, whole genome shotgun sequence genomic region:
- the RPS4X gene encoding 40S ribosomal protein S4, X isoform, with the protein MLDKLTGVFAPRPSTGPHKLRECLPLIIFLRNRLKYALTGDEVKKICMQRFIKIDGKVRTDITYPAGFMDVISIDKTGENFRLIYDTKGRFAVHRITPEEAKYKLCKVRKIFVGTKGIPHLVTHDARTIRYPDPLIKVNDTIQIDLETGKITDFIKFDTGNLCMVTGGANLGRIGVITNRERHPGSFDVVHVKDANGNSFATRLSNIFVIGKGNKPWISLPRGKGIRLTIAEERDKRLAAKQSSG; encoded by the exons ATGCTGGATAAACTGACTGGTGTGTTT GCCCCTCGTCCATCTACCGGCCCCCACAAGCTAAGGGAATGTCTCCCCCTCATCATTTTCCTAAGGAATAGACTTAAGTATGCCTTAACTGGAGATGAAGTAAAGAAGATTTGCATGCAGCGTTTCATTAAGATCGATGGCAAAGTCCGCACAGATATAACCTACCCTGCTGGTTTTATGG ATGTCATCAGCATTGATAAGACTGGAGAGAATTTTCGTTTGATCTATGACACCAAGGGTCGCTTTGCTGTTCATCGTATTACACCTGAGGAGGCCAAG TATAAATTGTGCAAAGTAAGAAAGATATTTGTGGGGACAAAAGGAATCCCTCATCTGGTAACCCATGATGCTCGTACCATCCGTTACCCTGATCCCCTCATCAAGGTGAATGATACCATTCAGATTGACTTGGAGACTGGCAAGATTACTGATTTCATCAAATTTGACACTG GTAACCTGTGCATGGTGACTGGAGGTGCTAACCTGGGAAGAATTGGTGTGATTACAAACCGGGAGAGACATCCAGGTTCTTTTGATGTAGTTCATGTGAAAGATGCAAATGGCAACAGCTTTGCCACTCGGCTCTCGAACATTTTCGTTATTGGCAAA ggcaaCAAACCATGGATCTCTCTTCCCCGTGGAAAGGGTATTCGCCTTACCATTGCTGAGGAGAGAGATAAGAGATTGGCAGCCAAACAGAGCAGTGGATAA